One genomic window of Corallococcus caeni includes the following:
- a CDS encoding J domain-containing protein: MSAAVASWQTLENVTVECTHCGVMMTLQPGSRVKYYRCGSCHRWVSSTYSEVFRADAKMRTHPVKDTADADARFVEVKARLDQWLTAVQEQCPYQTMGVSPLDSADVIRARFHALAMERHPDRGGSAEQMRELNAAYERILKHRQRKRLEAMASGTSTRATPASVLPARNR; this comes from the coding sequence ATGAGTGCGGCGGTCGCGAGCTGGCAGACACTGGAGAACGTCACGGTGGAGTGCACCCACTGCGGCGTGATGATGACGCTCCAGCCCGGGAGCCGGGTGAAGTACTACCGGTGCGGTTCATGCCACCGCTGGGTGTCCAGCACCTACAGCGAGGTCTTCCGCGCGGACGCGAAGATGCGCACGCACCCGGTGAAGGATACCGCGGACGCGGACGCGCGCTTCGTGGAGGTGAAGGCCCGGTTGGACCAGTGGCTCACCGCCGTCCAGGAGCAGTGCCCGTACCAGACGATGGGCGTGTCGCCGCTGGACTCCGCGGACGTCATCCGCGCGCGCTTCCACGCGCTGGCCATGGAGCGGCACCCGGACCGGGGCGGCTCCGCGGAGCAGATGCGCGAGCTCAACGCCGCCTACGAGCGCATCCTCAAGCACCGTCAGCGCAAGCGGCTGGAGGCCATGGCCTCCGGTACGTCCACGCGCGCCACGCCCGCGTCCGTCCTGCCCGCTCGCAACAGGTAG
- a CDS encoding stage II sporulation protein M, giving the protein MAVPLPTFVTRRRPDWDALQALLTRQRSGRLGLAELRTLDTLYRRAAADLAQAQTFYPGTDAHRFLNQLCAQAYGAIYQPPRERWASTRDFFRRDFPATLRREARFVGVSAGLLVLGLLLGALVVTLEPRGAELLVPEGVRRYVAQGRMWTDDLLSVAPPNAVASGIATNNLTVTLFAFASGILLGVGPIFTLVNNGVLIGAVGALCFREGMATGFLDFIAAHGPVELSIIVIAGGAGLMVGQALIDPGELPRAQALQARGREAVKLVVGCAPFLAGIGVVEGFISPGHLFPTWAKVGLGLSLGALFWLYLLRAGRTDAGVARVDVPEAMASSRLR; this is encoded by the coding sequence ATGGCCGTGCCCCTGCCCACGTTCGTCACGCGGCGCCGCCCGGACTGGGACGCGCTCCAGGCGCTGCTCACGCGCCAGCGCTCGGGCCGCCTGGGCCTGGCGGAGCTGCGCACGCTGGACACGCTGTACCGGCGCGCGGCCGCGGACCTGGCGCAAGCCCAGACGTTCTATCCAGGCACGGACGCGCACCGCTTCCTCAACCAGCTGTGCGCGCAAGCGTATGGCGCCATCTACCAGCCGCCGCGCGAGCGCTGGGCCTCCACGCGCGACTTCTTCCGCCGCGACTTCCCCGCCACGCTGCGCCGCGAGGCGCGCTTCGTGGGCGTGAGCGCGGGCCTGCTGGTGCTGGGGTTGCTGCTGGGCGCGCTGGTGGTGACGCTGGAGCCGCGCGGCGCGGAGCTGCTGGTGCCGGAGGGCGTGCGGCGCTACGTGGCGCAGGGGCGCATGTGGACGGACGACCTGTTGTCCGTGGCGCCGCCCAATGCCGTGGCCTCCGGCATCGCGACCAACAACCTCACCGTCACGCTGTTCGCGTTCGCGTCCGGCATCCTCCTGGGCGTGGGGCCCATCTTCACGCTCGTGAACAACGGCGTGCTCATTGGCGCGGTGGGCGCGCTGTGCTTCCGCGAGGGCATGGCCACGGGCTTCCTGGACTTCATCGCCGCGCACGGGCCGGTGGAGCTGTCCATCATCGTCATCGCGGGCGGCGCGGGGCTGATGGTGGGCCAGGCGCTCATCGACCCCGGCGAATTGCCGCGCGCGCAGGCGCTCCAGGCGCGCGGACGTGAGGCGGTGAAGCTGGTGGTGGGCTGCGCGCCCTTCCTCGCCGGCATCGGCGTGGTGGAAGGCTTCATCTCCCCGGGCCACCTGTTCCCCACCTGGGCCAAGGTGGGGCTGGGCCTGTCATTGGGAGCGCTGTTCTGGCTCTACCTGTTGCGAGCGGGCAGGACGGACGCGGGCGTGGCGCGCGTGGACGTACCGGAGGCCATGGCCTCCAGCCGCTTGCGCTGA
- a CDS encoding RDD family protein — MTPSAPAPHVDVATPERVALSLPVAGIGYRCLAWLVDASLLFFFWVALYFVITLLVSDVLGAFQALSGLTQTLLAVGLFATQWLYWTLAEVFFHGQTPGKRVMRIRVVREDGSPVGFFESAVRNLCRAVDFLPVLYATGCITMLLDSRHRRLGDLLAGTVLVREEAIDLDKYTQAPPADAAPGSTPGASVQRPLDAEDVELVLAFLARAPGLEPEVRQRLGARLVDRVGASLTDEERARVLQSAEATEAFLRTRAKAAH; from the coding sequence ATGACTCCCTCCGCCCCCGCACCCCACGTCGACGTCGCCACCCCCGAACGCGTCGCGCTCTCCCTGCCCGTGGCCGGCATCGGCTACCGCTGTCTGGCGTGGCTGGTGGACGCGAGCCTGCTGTTCTTCTTCTGGGTGGCGCTCTACTTCGTCATCACGCTGCTGGTGTCCGACGTGCTGGGAGCCTTCCAGGCGCTGTCGGGGCTCACGCAGACACTGCTCGCGGTGGGCCTCTTCGCCACGCAATGGCTGTACTGGACGCTGGCGGAGGTCTTCTTCCATGGACAGACACCCGGCAAGCGCGTGATGCGCATCCGGGTGGTGCGCGAGGATGGCTCGCCGGTGGGCTTCTTCGAAAGCGCGGTGCGCAACCTCTGCCGTGCAGTGGACTTCCTGCCCGTGCTCTACGCCACCGGCTGCATCACCATGCTGCTGGACTCGCGGCACCGCCGGCTGGGGGACCTGCTCGCCGGCACCGTGCTGGTGCGCGAGGAGGCCATCGACCTGGACAAGTACACCCAGGCGCCCCCGGCGGACGCCGCGCCCGGCTCCACGCCCGGCGCCAGCGTGCAGCGGCCCCTGGACGCGGAGGACGTGGAGCTGGTGCTCGCGTTCCTCGCGCGCGCGCCCGGCCTGGAGCCGGAGGTGCGCCAGCGGCTGGGCGCGCGGCTGGTGGACCGCGTGGGCGCGTCCCTGACGGACGAGGAGCGCGCGCGGGTGCTCCAGTCCGCGGAGGCCACGGAGGCCTTCCTGCGCACGCGCGCGAAGGCGGCCCACTGA
- the fruA gene encoding response regulator transcription factor FruA, giving the protein MAANQSAVRISILEGPWAAWQGLSDGLRGEGHSTSVTRDVRGFLDGLGTDPPQVAILDVESDGEAAIGCSVTEGLNLLREARKRRLEVRMLLLSAVSTPEVISQCFDEGASGYLFRAGLGVNAVSSAVQSLVRGERLFPVQLLRNDFEHPPVTSPTASVLLLLTQREREVLQYVAGGADNLKIAAHLQIAERTVKSHVTQLYRKLGAENRTQLALRACHLGVRPPPDL; this is encoded by the coding sequence ATGGCAGCGAATCAATCGGCAGTTCGTATTTCTATTCTCGAAGGACCGTGGGCGGCCTGGCAGGGCTTGTCCGATGGGCTTCGGGGTGAGGGTCATTCCACTTCAGTGACGCGCGACGTGCGCGGCTTCCTGGACGGACTCGGCACGGATCCACCGCAGGTGGCCATCCTCGACGTGGAGAGCGACGGCGAGGCCGCCATCGGATGCTCCGTGACGGAGGGGCTCAACCTGCTGCGTGAGGCCCGCAAGCGCCGGCTGGAAGTGCGCATGCTGCTCTTGTCCGCGGTGAGCACGCCGGAGGTCATCTCCCAGTGCTTCGACGAAGGGGCCTCCGGGTATCTCTTCCGCGCGGGGCTGGGCGTGAACGCGGTGTCCTCCGCGGTCCAGTCGCTGGTGCGGGGCGAGCGCCTCTTCCCGGTGCAACTGTTGCGCAACGACTTCGAGCATCCGCCGGTGACGTCACCCACGGCGAGCGTGCTCTTGCTGCTCACGCAGCGGGAGCGCGAGGTGCTCCAGTACGTGGCGGGCGGGGCGGACAACCTGAAGATCGCCGCGCACCTTCAAATCGCCGAGCGCACCGTGAAGTCACACGTCACGCAGCTCTACCGCAAGCTGGGCGCGGAGAACCGCACCCAGCTTGCCCTGCGCGCCTGCCACCTGGGCGTCAGGCCTCCGCCGGACCTCTAG
- a CDS encoding MbtH family protein: protein MSDEREDTTIYKVVVNHEEQYSIWPADRENALGWKDAGKQGLKAECLEYIKEVWTDMRPLSLRKKMEEDAARNKN, encoded by the coding sequence ATGAGCGACGAGCGCGAAGACACGACCATCTACAAGGTCGTCGTCAACCACGAAGAGCAGTACTCCATCTGGCCCGCGGACCGTGAGAACGCGCTGGGCTGGAAGGACGCCGGCAAGCAGGGCCTGAAGGCCGAGTGCCTGGAGTACATCAAGGAGGTCTGGACGGACATGCGTCCGCTGAGCCTCCGCAAGAAGATGGAAGAGGACGCGGCCCGCAACAAGAACTGA
- a CDS encoding Lnb N-terminal periplasmic domain-containing protein yields the protein MRIWKNAMSGLVLLLGGAWASLAMALTGTGPEGPHVARTLVAGALVAAAVATWRWRSGRWGVAVMLLGCLGVQGWVRTFQPSNTRDWAPDLARAPWAEVAGSKVTLHEVRDFRYRSTTDWDPAWYTATYDTDALTEASFIVEPFSGFYGAAHTMVSFGFQDGRRVVFSVEVRREQGETFSALGGLFRRFEIAYVVGDERDLIQLRSNFRHDVVYVYPVNASRERITAFFLDMVQRMNGLHTQPEFYDTLTSNCTTNLVRHFEKVATKDVPYDHRTLMPAFADELAYELGIIDTDVPLPQVRQRYHINSRALAAQGRDDFSARIRAPLQTATAPAP from the coding sequence ATGCGCATCTGGAAGAACGCCATGTCGGGGCTCGTGCTCCTCCTGGGGGGCGCCTGGGCCTCGTTGGCCATGGCCCTGACGGGGACGGGGCCGGAGGGGCCGCACGTGGCCCGGACCCTCGTGGCGGGGGCCCTGGTGGCCGCGGCGGTGGCGACCTGGCGGTGGCGCTCCGGGCGCTGGGGCGTGGCGGTGATGCTGCTGGGGTGCCTTGGCGTGCAGGGCTGGGTGCGGACGTTCCAGCCCTCCAACACGCGCGACTGGGCGCCGGACCTGGCGCGGGCGCCGTGGGCGGAGGTGGCGGGTTCGAAGGTGACGCTGCACGAGGTGCGCGACTTCCGCTACCGCAGCACCACGGACTGGGACCCCGCCTGGTACACGGCCACCTACGACACGGACGCGCTCACGGAGGCGTCGTTCATCGTGGAGCCCTTCTCCGGGTTCTACGGCGCCGCGCACACGATGGTGAGCTTCGGCTTCCAGGACGGCCGCCGCGTGGTGTTCTCCGTGGAGGTGCGGCGGGAGCAGGGGGAGACGTTCTCCGCGCTGGGCGGGCTCTTCCGCCGCTTCGAGATCGCCTACGTCGTGGGCGACGAGCGGGACCTGATCCAGCTGCGGTCCAACTTCCGCCACGACGTCGTGTATGTGTATCCGGTGAACGCGTCCCGGGAGCGCATCACCGCGTTCTTCCTGGACATGGTGCAGCGGATGAACGGGTTGCACACGCAGCCGGAGTTCTACGACACGCTCACCAGCAACTGCACCACCAACCTGGTGCGCCACTTCGAGAAGGTGGCTACGAAGGACGTGCCGTACGACCACCGCACGCTGATGCCGGCGTTCGCGGACGAGCTCGCCTACGAGCTGGGCATCATCGACACGGACGTGCCGCTGCCGCAGGTCCGCCAGCGCTACCACATCAACTCGCGCGCCCTGGCCGCGCAGGGGCGGGACGACTTCTCCGCCCGCATCCGCGCGCCGCTTCAGACCGCCACCGCGCCCGCGCCCTGA
- a CDS encoding YdeI/OmpD-associated family protein — MKAKAKVKQELPVVPFASEKAWEQWLEKHHADAPGVWVKLAKLESGIPSVTYAQALEVALCYGWIDGQKDAFDAEYWLQRFTPRKPRSKWSKINCGKVEALVAAGRMKAAGLREVEAARADGRWEAAYAGAKTIVVPADLTLALEKNPKAKAFFATLKSANRYAILYRLHEAKKPETRARRLEKFVSMLEAGETLHG, encoded by the coding sequence ATGAAGGCGAAGGCGAAGGTGAAGCAGGAGCTCCCGGTCGTGCCGTTCGCGTCGGAGAAGGCGTGGGAGCAGTGGCTGGAGAAGCATCACGCCGACGCGCCGGGCGTCTGGGTGAAGCTCGCGAAGCTGGAGTCCGGCATCCCGTCCGTGACGTATGCCCAGGCGCTGGAGGTGGCGCTCTGCTACGGCTGGATCGACGGGCAGAAGGACGCGTTCGACGCGGAGTACTGGCTCCAGCGCTTCACGCCGCGCAAGCCGCGCAGCAAGTGGTCCAAGATCAACTGCGGCAAGGTGGAGGCCCTGGTCGCCGCCGGGCGCATGAAGGCCGCGGGCCTGCGCGAGGTGGAGGCGGCGCGCGCGGATGGTCGCTGGGAGGCCGCGTACGCGGGGGCGAAGACCATCGTGGTGCCGGCGGACCTGACGCTCGCGCTGGAGAAGAACCCGAAGGCGAAGGCGTTCTTCGCCACGCTCAAGAGCGCCAACCGCTACGCCATCCTCTACCGGCTCCACGAGGCGAAGAAGCCCGAGACGCGGGCGCGGCGGCTGGAGAAGTTCGTCTCCATGCTGGAGGCCGGGGAGACGCTCCACGGCTGA
- a CDS encoding cyclic nucleotide-binding domain-containing protein encodes MSLFARLQALLSAHPSAPATSAVQTPATSAAPTAAGAPTDAEGAPAPPPVCTRYLPAGQIVVREGDPGHSMFVVLEGRVAVLRGGDNGANTEVGRLGAGEFFGELALLTGTQRTATIVTVEDAVLLELTQAGVRELGKDYGVKGEQMQVTARERLLADALRSNPLIAALPPEVQHELGDAFVPCTVPAGETLLTRGQPGDALYVLIRGQCEVFHTHGDGRQSPYPTLEEGALFGEISLLRSRLATATVRTVTPCTLLKLERDVFKKAFLGQPDLRGALVRLGLERLKHTMEVMGGPT; translated from the coding sequence ATGTCCCTGTTCGCGCGCCTGCAGGCCCTGCTGTCCGCCCACCCGTCCGCCCCGGCCACCTCCGCCGTGCAGACGCCCGCGACCTCCGCCGCGCCCACGGCGGCAGGCGCTCCGACGGATGCGGAAGGTGCCCCCGCGCCGCCGCCCGTCTGCACGCGCTACCTGCCCGCGGGCCAGATCGTCGTGCGCGAGGGCGACCCGGGCCATTCGATGTTCGTCGTGCTGGAGGGCCGCGTCGCGGTGCTGCGCGGCGGCGACAACGGCGCCAACACGGAGGTCGGCCGCCTGGGCGCCGGCGAGTTCTTCGGCGAGCTGGCGCTGCTCACCGGCACGCAGCGCACCGCCACCATCGTGACGGTGGAGGACGCCGTGCTGCTGGAGCTCACCCAGGCCGGCGTCCGGGAGCTGGGCAAGGACTACGGCGTCAAGGGCGAGCAGATGCAGGTCACCGCCCGGGAGCGCCTGCTCGCGGACGCGCTGCGCAGCAACCCGCTCATCGCCGCCCTGCCCCCGGAGGTGCAGCACGAGCTGGGTGACGCCTTCGTCCCCTGCACCGTCCCCGCCGGAGAGACGCTGCTCACCCGGGGCCAGCCGGGCGACGCGCTCTACGTCCTCATCCGGGGCCAGTGCGAGGTCTTCCACACGCACGGCGACGGCCGCCAGTCCCCCTACCCCACGCTGGAGGAAGGCGCCCTGTTCGGGGAGATCTCCCTCTTGCGCAGCCGGCTGGCCACCGCCACCGTGCGCACCGTGACGCCCTGCACGCTCCTCAAGCTGGAGCGCGACGTGTTCAAGAAGGCCTTCCTGGGCCAGCCCGACCTGCGCGGCGCCCTGGTGCGGCTGGGCCTGGAGCGGCTCAAGCACACGATGGAAGTCATGGGCGGGCCGACGTAG
- a CDS encoding right-handed parallel beta-helix repeat-containing protein: protein MHKVMGFFVTMAIAGLALGAPPALAADREPLDARFQQAKPVECDVQCGDVITQHTKLTHDLSCSGTDGPALTIEGDGIVLDLGGHTVRDSGLSQPGGYGIVVSGDSMVRNGTIRGFAISIFTEGASYLRLHELKFEDNGVAVYDFTSTYFLVTHSRFIGSNYVFFNDFEQSYGLFDVRSSHFENNGNVFLLQGHIADILDSTFTSNDVVIDCFSGSLRVRSSIFTRNQAVVRAVDTGGRPDFCGHLRFEDSLLANNTSFGTTAEPVWVPQSLELVNNLFVGNGSGLEVYTFTVYVHGNTFLNNAGGLTLSNLPYVALPQTGIVRANRFLYNDGDGLRVPPPHTPTVIGNVALGNTGWGIYAPTAYDGGGNVARNNGAGNCEGILCAPY, encoded by the coding sequence ATGCATAAGGTAATGGGCTTCTTCGTCACAATGGCAATCGCGGGACTGGCCCTGGGAGCGCCCCCGGCGCTCGCGGCAGACAGGGAGCCACTCGACGCCCGGTTCCAGCAAGCGAAGCCGGTCGAATGCGACGTCCAGTGTGGCGACGTCATCACCCAACACACGAAGCTCACGCATGACCTGTCCTGCTCGGGCACGGACGGGCCCGCGCTCACCATCGAAGGTGATGGCATCGTCCTCGATCTGGGGGGCCACACCGTGCGCGACTCGGGTCTGTCCCAACCGGGCGGATACGGCATCGTGGTTTCCGGCGACAGCATGGTGCGCAACGGCACGATTCGCGGCTTCGCGATAAGCATCTTTACCGAAGGCGCAAGCTATCTGCGGCTGCACGAACTCAAGTTCGAGGACAACGGCGTCGCAGTCTACGACTTCACCAGCACTTACTTCCTCGTCACCCACTCCCGTTTCATTGGCAGCAATTACGTTTTTTTCAATGACTTCGAGCAGTCCTATGGGTTGTTCGACGTGAGGTCGAGCCATTTCGAGAACAATGGCAACGTTTTCCTCCTGCAAGGCCACATCGCCGACATCCTCGATTCGACCTTCACCTCGAACGATGTCGTCATCGACTGCTTCAGTGGCAGTCTGCGCGTCCGTTCAAGCATCTTCACGCGGAACCAGGCTGTGGTCAGAGCGGTTGACACCGGTGGGAGACCTGACTTCTGCGGTCACTTGCGGTTCGAGGACTCCCTTCTCGCCAACAACACCTCGTTCGGGACCACGGCAGAGCCGGTTTGGGTGCCGCAGAGCCTGGAGCTGGTCAACAACCTGTTCGTGGGCAATGGCAGCGGCCTTGAGGTCTACACCTTCACGGTCTATGTCCATGGCAACACCTTCTTGAACAACGCGGGAGGGTTGACCTTGAGCAACCTTCCCTACGTGGCCCTTCCGCAGACCGGCATCGTTCGCGCCAACCGGTTCCTGTACAACGACGGTGACGGCCTCCGCGTCCCGCCGCCCCACACGCCCACGGTGATTGGCAACGTGGCCCTGGGCAACACAGGCTGGGGCATCTACGCGCCCACCGCCTACGACGGGGGCGGCAACGTCGCGCGGAACAACGGCGCCGGTAACTGCGAGGGCATTCTCTGCGCCCCCTACTGA
- a CDS encoding right-handed parallel beta-helix repeat-containing protein yields MHKAEGFSVTAAIAALFLGAPAAFAADREALDARLQQAKPVECDVQCGDVITQHTKLTHDLSCPGTDEPALRIEGDGIVLDLGGHTVSRSGPERFNTRGVVVSGESMVRHGTIRGFGQGVRTVATGYLRLHELTFADNGVAVYNYTGNRFLVTHSRFIGNDFGFLSEFDVSSGSLDVRSSHFENNGQAIFLNSHSADVLDSTFTSNEVAINCFYGSTRVRSSVFTRNQAVASAADPGQGPFLCDTLRFEDSLLANNTSFGLQVVSNLAMVNNLLMGNDGGLAVKASTVYIHGNTFWDNAGGLTLSDSPIVAGQRLTGIVRANRFLHNDGDGLRVLPPSTPTVIGNVAVGNTGWGIHAPTAYDGGGNVARNNGAGQCEGVTCAPY; encoded by the coding sequence ATGCATAAAGCAGAGGGCTTTTCCGTCACGGCGGCCATCGCTGCACTGTTCCTGGGAGCACCCGCGGCATTCGCGGCGGACAGGGAGGCGCTCGACGCCCGGTTGCAGCAAGCGAAGCCTGTCGAATGCGACGTTCAGTGTGGCGACGTCATCACCCAGCACACGAAGCTCACACATGACCTGTCATGCCCGGGCACGGACGAGCCCGCGCTCCGCATCGAAGGTGACGGCATCGTCCTCGACCTCGGCGGCCACACCGTGAGCCGCTCGGGCCCGGAGCGGTTCAACACAAGGGGCGTCGTGGTCAGCGGCGAGAGCATGGTGCGCCACGGCACGATTCGCGGCTTCGGTCAGGGTGTCCGGACCGTCGCCACGGGCTATCTGCGGCTGCACGAGCTCACGTTCGCGGACAATGGCGTCGCGGTCTACAACTACACGGGCAACCGCTTCCTCGTCACCCATTCACGCTTCATTGGCAATGACTTCGGATTCTTGAGTGAGTTCGACGTGTCCTCGGGGTCGCTCGACGTGAGGTCGAGCCATTTCGAGAACAATGGCCAGGCGATCTTCCTGAACAGCCACTCCGCCGACGTCCTCGACTCGACCTTCACGTCGAACGAGGTCGCCATCAACTGTTTCTATGGCAGCACGCGCGTCCGCTCGAGCGTCTTCACACGGAACCAGGCCGTGGCCTCAGCTGCGGACCCCGGCCAAGGTCCATTCCTCTGCGATACGCTTCGGTTCGAGGACTCCCTTCTCGCGAACAACACCTCGTTCGGATTGCAAGTGGTGTCGAACCTGGCGATGGTCAACAACCTGCTCATGGGCAACGACGGTGGACTCGCAGTCAAAGCCAGCACGGTCTACATCCATGGCAACACCTTCTGGGACAACGCGGGTGGACTGACCCTCAGCGACTCTCCCATCGTGGCTGGACAGCGGCTCACCGGCATCGTTCGCGCCAACCGGTTCCTTCACAACGACGGTGACGGCCTGCGCGTCCTGCCGCCCAGCACGCCCACGGTGATTGGCAACGTGGCCGTGGGCAACACGGGCTGGGGCATCCACGCGCCCACCGCCTACGACGGGGGCGGCAACGTCGCGCGGAACAACGGCGCGGGCCAATGTGAGGGCGTCACCTGCGCCCCCTACTGA
- a CDS encoding alanine racemase — protein MRRMSQTFLDTLDTPAAIVDLDRVERNVQRVATYAREHGLRWRPHTKTHKTAELGAMQVAAGASGVTVATVLEAEVMASVSDDVLLAYPPVGAHKLARLMALPSRVRLSVALDSHEALEGLARAAREAGRTVGVLVEVDLGMRRVGLRTPEETVALARAAASTAGVAFRGVTFYAGHIRVPQAELSAAMQAQAAALATFVGALSHAGLPPEVVSGGSTPTLWRSHTVKGLTEIRPGLNVLNDRNAAVIGACDWTECAYSVLATVVSTAVPGQVVIDAGSKALVKEEGLAPGYGALLDRPEVVVKNLSEEHGLLDVSGTEWRPRIGERVRVVPNHVCVSVPQHPRLHVVRGDEGVAAWEVTARGW, from the coding sequence ATGCGCCGCATGTCCCAGACCTTCCTCGATACGCTCGACACGCCGGCCGCCATCGTGGACCTGGACCGCGTCGAGCGGAACGTCCAGCGCGTCGCGACCTACGCCCGCGAGCACGGCCTGCGCTGGCGCCCCCATACGAAGACGCACAAGACGGCGGAGCTGGGCGCGATGCAGGTCGCGGCGGGGGCTTCCGGCGTCACGGTGGCCACGGTGCTGGAAGCCGAGGTCATGGCGTCCGTGTCCGACGACGTGCTGCTCGCGTACCCGCCCGTGGGCGCGCACAAGCTGGCTCGGTTGATGGCCCTGCCCTCGCGCGTGCGGCTCAGCGTGGCGCTCGACTCCCATGAGGCGCTGGAGGGGCTGGCGCGCGCGGCCCGGGAGGCGGGGCGCACCGTGGGCGTGCTCGTGGAGGTGGACCTGGGCATGCGCCGCGTGGGGCTGCGCACGCCGGAGGAGACGGTGGCGCTGGCACGCGCGGCGGCGTCCACGGCGGGAGTGGCCTTTCGCGGGGTGACGTTCTACGCGGGCCACATCCGTGTTCCCCAGGCGGAGCTGTCCGCCGCGATGCAGGCCCAGGCAGCGGCGCTGGCGACGTTCGTGGGCGCATTGAGCCACGCGGGCCTGCCGCCGGAGGTGGTCAGCGGCGGCTCCACCCCGACGCTCTGGCGATCCCATACCGTGAAGGGCCTCACGGAGATCCGTCCCGGTCTCAACGTGCTCAACGACCGCAACGCGGCCGTCATCGGCGCCTGTGATTGGACGGAGTGTGCCTATTCGGTGCTGGCCACGGTGGTGAGCACGGCCGTGCCCGGCCAGGTGGTCATCGACGCGGGGTCCAAGGCGCTGGTGAAGGAGGAGGGGCTCGCGCCGGGCTACGGCGCCCTGCTGGACCGGCCGGAGGTCGTGGTGAAGAACCTGTCGGAGGAGCACGGCCTGCTGGACGTGTCCGGCACTGAGTGGCGCCCGCGCATCGGTGAGCGCGTGCGCGTGGTGCCCAACCATGTCTGTGTTTCCGTCCCCCAGCATCCCCGGCTGCACGTCGTGCGCGGCGACGAGGGCGTGGCGGCGTGGGAGGTCACGGCGCGCGGCTGGTGA